In a genomic window of Physeter macrocephalus isolate SW-GA chromosome 14, ASM283717v5, whole genome shotgun sequence:
- the ADIG gene encoding adipogenin: MKYPLVPLVNELTFSFLVFWLCLPVALLLFLLIVWLHFLLIQDSEENDSDVCFDWEPWSKGPTKFCHKTLHSQEEERPC, from the exons ATGAAGTACCCTCTGGTACCGCTGGTGAACGAGCTGACGTTTTCTTTCCTGGTGTTCTGGCTCTGTCTGCCCGTGGCTTTGCTGTTGTTCTTGCTGATCGTCTGGCTACACTTCTTACTCATCCAAG ATTCAGAGGAAAATGACTCAGATGTTTGCTTTGATTGGGAGCCCTGGAGCAAAGGCCCCACCAAGTTTTGCCACAAGACACTCCATAGCCAAGAGGAGGAGAGGCCCTGCTAG